In a single window of the Desulfovibrio sp. ZJ209 genome:
- the rpoN gene encoding RNA polymerase factor sigma-54, with translation MALELRQQMKLAQQLVMTPQLQQAIKLLQLSRVELLETVQQEMLENPFLEEFSGDDASDQAPAEQREGIEEDAYDRELAKDASWEDYMGEFASTPRDSQSREFESAEEISPLEARYAAKPTLEGHLLWQLRLSPLTDDQKAIGEVIIGNLSSSGYLAATDEEIAELAHCDPAAVRPVVERIQQFDPVGVAARDASECLLIQLKNLGYDRDPILRELVESHLEDLEAKRYKPLLKKFHLDMEELREYLDIIQSLDPLPGAGFGGGEPTYVSPDVFVYKMGDDFVILLNEDGLPQLQLSSLAQMDMEGASEKEKEYCAEKVRSASWLIKSLYQRQRTLYKVMESIVRHQRPFFEDGVTKLAPLILKDIADDIGMHESTVSRITTNKYVATPHGIFELKFFFNSGLALDNGTQVGSESVKALIKKFIAEEDPKNPLSDERIGEMLKERLKVNIARRTVAKYRTALDIPSSSRRKEHF, from the coding sequence ATGGCCCTGGAACTGCGCCAACAAATGAAGCTTGCGCAGCAACTGGTGATGACACCCCAGTTGCAGCAGGCCATCAAGCTGCTCCAGCTTTCGCGCGTGGAGCTTCTCGAGACCGTCCAGCAGGAGATGCTGGAAAATCCTTTTCTTGAAGAATTTTCGGGTGATGACGCAAGCGACCAGGCGCCGGCGGAGCAGCGCGAGGGCATTGAGGAAGACGCCTATGACCGGGAGCTCGCCAAGGACGCCTCCTGGGAAGATTACATGGGCGAGTTCGCCAGCACGCCGCGCGATTCACAGTCCCGCGAATTCGAGTCCGCGGAGGAGATTTCGCCCCTCGAGGCCCGTTATGCCGCCAAGCCCACACTTGAGGGGCACCTGCTGTGGCAGTTGAGGCTTTCCCCACTCACGGACGATCAGAAGGCCATCGGCGAAGTCATCATCGGCAACCTGTCCTCCTCCGGCTATCTGGCGGCCACCGATGAGGAGATTGCGGAGCTCGCGCACTGCGACCCGGCTGCCGTGCGCCCGGTGGTTGAGCGCATCCAGCAGTTCGACCCCGTGGGCGTGGCCGCGCGGGACGCCAGCGAGTGCCTGCTCATCCAGCTGAAAAATCTCGGCTATGACCGCGACCCCATCCTCCGCGAGCTCGTGGAATCGCACCTGGAAGACCTGGAGGCCAAGCGCTACAAGCCGCTCTTGAAGAAATTTCACCTCGACATGGAGGAACTGCGCGAATACCTGGACATCATCCAGAGCCTCGACCCACTCCCCGGCGCCGGTTTCGGCGGGGGCGAGCCCACCTATGTGAGCCCGGATGTGTTCGTCTACAAGATGGGTGACGACTTCGTCATCCTGCTCAACGAGGACGGGCTGCCGCAGCTCCAGCTCTCATCGCTCGCGCAGATGGACATGGAGGGCGCCTCGGAAAAGGAAAAGGAATATTGCGCCGAAAAAGTCCGCTCCGCGTCCTGGCTCATCAAGAGCCTCTACCAGCGGCAGCGCACCCTGTACAAGGTCATGGAGAGCATCGTCCGCCACCAGCGGCCTTTCTTTGAAGACGGCGTCACCAAGCTCGCGCCGCTCATCCTCAAGGACATCGCCGACGACATCGGCATGCACGAATCCACGGTGAGCCGCATCACCACCAACAAGTACGTGGCCACGCCGCACGGCATCTTCGAGTTAAAGTTTTTCTTTAATAGTGGCCTCGCGCTGGACAACGGCACCCAGGTGGGCTCCGAGAGCGTCAAGGCGCTTATCAAGAAGTTCATCGCTGAAGAGGATCCCAAGAATCCCCTCAGCGACGAGCGCATCGGCGAAATGCTCAAGGAACGCCTGAAGGTGAATATCGCCCGCCGCACAGTGGCCAAGTACCGCACCGCGCTGGACATCCCCTCGTCCTCGCGGCGCAAGGAGCATTTCTGA
- a CDS encoding DNA-primase RepB domain-containing protein: protein MIVKKIKYTKNTKPKEWQIGDLVDYIRNPSVRNRGEKIEHAGSRNFLTDTHSAQKLEMIALARETVRSKMPVNHWVFSWPEGEQPTRAQVDELVDIFLEKMGLKEHQAIYGLHCDTRNYHVHIAVNRVHPETLRVVRTNNGFDIWEAHKIKAFIEKKQGWSELANAPFVYTEDGELAERKLLDSSVKPTSRAQDFERATGEKSAQRIAQERGHDLIKNAQSWAELHAGLKGAGLRFEKKGSGAIIWVGEQAVKASSVDRAFSMGKLCKRLGDFVGGDYEDVAPSPAPEPLYPALRPAWEMYRGAVRAEREAKKELEEKVRDEVNRLKEHQAKERREKLARIAKYGVPFLNIGRHCLKLEHVEQLRRLRDRLKASLSHRRVKRFSDWLKTQGLPFHHLHTVTYEATDKTRHTPAPISSEAASLPQAKLFLEYVKAVNADRYRVTAIKMGAKGEKKVMILDKRNGESRGFTPEELLRRMPEIVKLARRGENIYYTPLSEQKHHILLDDMSPEKVMQLQKDGFKPAVFLESSPNNYQCILTFPKFQGDFDREIGNHLAMILNKRYGDPKLSGAVHPHRAPGFENRKPKHQRKDGTFPRVSLSYAVRQECQKALIEARKIEQAFATAKHQREQQANRSTLLATQGAASLHLAYFKHWEDISAHINIKDFSRVDAMIALRLRSNGHSQKEVEETLRACAPAIRERRAGRNWQRYAERTAAYAFGYAGDRDMERHSRYRKLWGRIEGPKEVQKIRCEP, encoded by the coding sequence ATGATAGTCAAGAAAATTAAGTACACAAAAAACACCAAGCCCAAGGAGTGGCAGATCGGCGACCTTGTGGACTATATTCGCAATCCCTCAGTGAGAAATCGCGGCGAAAAAATCGAACATGCGGGAAGCCGTAATTTTTTAACCGATACCCATTCCGCGCAAAAACTGGAAATGATTGCTCTGGCAAGGGAGACAGTGAGGAGCAAGATGCCAGTCAATCACTGGGTATTTTCCTGGCCCGAAGGCGAGCAGCCCACGCGAGCTCAGGTTGATGAATTGGTCGATATATTCTTGGAAAAGATGGGCCTCAAAGAGCATCAGGCCATCTACGGGCTGCATTGCGACACGAGAAATTATCATGTGCATATCGCCGTGAACCGGGTACATCCTGAAACCTTAAGAGTGGTTCGCACCAACAACGGTTTTGACATCTGGGAGGCCCACAAAATCAAGGCGTTCATCGAGAAGAAACAGGGATGGTCGGAGCTGGCAAACGCCCCATTTGTGTACACGGAAGATGGCGAGTTGGCCGAGAGAAAGCTCCTCGACTCCAGCGTGAAACCGACCTCGAGAGCTCAGGATTTTGAGCGGGCAACAGGTGAGAAATCAGCCCAGAGAATTGCCCAGGAGCGCGGCCATGACCTCATCAAAAACGCACAGTCATGGGCCGAATTACATGCCGGCCTGAAGGGGGCGGGGCTGCGTTTTGAAAAGAAAGGTTCAGGCGCAATCATTTGGGTCGGGGAGCAAGCGGTCAAGGCATCTTCGGTTGATCGCGCGTTCAGCATGGGGAAGCTGTGCAAGCGACTGGGGGATTTTGTGGGAGGGGATTACGAGGACGTAGCCCCAAGTCCCGCGCCTGAGCCCCTCTATCCGGCCCTACGGCCCGCATGGGAGATGTACCGAGGTGCAGTAAGGGCCGAAAGGGAAGCCAAGAAAGAGCTTGAGGAAAAAGTCAGGGATGAAGTGAACCGCCTCAAGGAACACCAGGCTAAGGAGCGCCGGGAAAAGCTGGCCCGAATTGCGAAATATGGAGTGCCTTTTTTAAATATTGGCCGTCATTGCCTGAAACTCGAACATGTTGAGCAGTTGCGGCGTCTGCGGGATAGGTTGAAAGCGTCGTTATCGCACCGAAGGGTAAAACGGTTTTCTGACTGGCTGAAAACCCAAGGCCTACCGTTCCATCACCTTCATACCGTTACCTATGAGGCTACAGATAAAACCAGACATACCCCCGCCCCCATATCCTCGGAAGCCGCGTCATTGCCCCAAGCAAAGCTGTTTCTTGAGTATGTGAAAGCCGTCAATGCTGATCGCTACCGGGTGACAGCCATTAAAATGGGCGCAAAAGGTGAAAAGAAGGTGATGATCCTCGACAAACGGAACGGGGAAAGCCGGGGTTTCACTCCTGAAGAATTGCTCAGGCGAATGCCGGAAATCGTGAAACTGGCTAGACGTGGGGAAAATATCTACTACACGCCTCTTTCCGAGCAGAAGCACCATATCCTCCTAGACGACATGAGCCCGGAAAAGGTCATGCAGCTCCAGAAAGACGGCTTCAAACCTGCGGTGTTTCTGGAAAGTTCACCGAATAATTATCAGTGCATCCTTACCTTTCCCAAGTTTCAAGGGGATTTTGACCGTGAAATTGGCAATCACCTGGCCATGATTCTGAATAAGCGCTATGGCGACCCGAAACTTTCAGGTGCCGTTCATCCGCACCGCGCCCCAGGCTTTGAGAACCGTAAGCCAAAGCATCAGCGAAAGGACGGCACTTTTCCTCGCGTCAGCTTGAGTTATGCCGTCCGACAGGAGTGCCAAAAAGCCTTGATTGAAGCACGAAAAATTGAGCAGGCATTCGCCACGGCGAAGCACCAGAGGGAACAGCAGGCAAATCGCTCGACCCTCTTAGCCACTCAAGGGGCAGCTAGCCTGCATTTAGCCTATTTCAAGCATTGGGAGGACATAAGCGCGCATATCAACATCAAGGACTTCTCACGGGTGGACGCCATGATTGCCCTGCGCCTTCGCTCCAATGGCCATAGCCAGAAAGAAGTGGAAGAAACTCTCCGTGCCTGTGCCCCGGCTATCCGTGAAAGACGCGCGGGCCGTAACTGGCAACGCTACGCCGAGCGCACGGCGGCATATGCTTTTGGCTATGCCGGTGATAGGGATATGGAAAGACATTCGCGGTATAGGAAATTGTGGGGTAGAATTGAAGGACCAAAAGAAGTGCAGAAAATTAGATGTGAGCCCTGA
- a CDS encoding GNAT family N-acetyltransferase has translation MNYSYRRTKFGDDTIIDQVVSLADSNKKTLGFLPESAIRERCEKGEVFVCLIQNELIGYILFSHSKRNHVIRIHHLCIEKDKRNNGLAKLIFKNFLKNIQNAYFIELYCREDYHMDRFWHHLGFNIIKACEGRATNELSILHLYRYQIQKNLINIIEDLENRPKVLLDASIVLEMNREVEGFTESNSLLMYFNDVVFFVAPVIYKYIERQRNEYIKTSSIDKANYFKTLPFSTEKMDAARSSIQSEFPAIKESDRDQLACAITNKVNFFITRDGQLLNEKVVQRFADDYNIMIYSPAEFLHNIDFILNREAIKTSLLPTTLGKLVDIFLDEAELCDKFLNTSKGERKYLFIEKIKNNVKNAKLKSIIISNRDFGIIYYSIECNILRVHLLRTNIGCESFAKSATFFILEQLIQIATQKYVSLIIIEDVYANLDIGEISKGLGFFNNKKISLRYIGKASKYLDFVEDKLPDWAFSELKEHVQPVSEAKDIYSQVRLERNFSPAKFTDIDIPAYIIPIRVQWAKDLISPAVIDQHELFASSTSNVLMHELNVYFTGTKTRISAPSRILWYITNCNNKYRETKYIIASSYLDEVYTGSKGDIFKKFWKIGVYKWKDINKNSFTTCKALLFSRTEIFPNKVSYEFMKDVIKRHMGKGLTAISAVTISQGAFFEIYKQGYNNE, from the coding sequence ATGAATTATTCATATCGGCGGACAAAATTTGGTGACGATACCATCATCGATCAGGTTGTCAGCCTTGCTGATTCTAATAAAAAAACACTTGGATTTCTTCCAGAGAGTGCCATCAGGGAGAGGTGTGAAAAAGGAGAGGTATTTGTTTGCTTGATACAAAATGAGCTTATTGGTTATATTTTATTTTCACATTCTAAGAGGAATCATGTTATAAGGATACATCACTTATGCATAGAAAAAGATAAAAGGAATAATGGTTTAGCAAAATTAATTTTTAAAAATTTCTTGAAAAATATCCAGAACGCATATTTTATTGAGTTATATTGTAGAGAAGATTATCACATGGATAGATTTTGGCATCATCTTGGTTTCAATATAATAAAGGCATGCGAAGGTCGTGCTACAAATGAACTATCAATATTACATCTGTATAGATATCAAATTCAGAAAAATCTCATAAATATTATTGAAGATTTAGAAAATAGACCAAAGGTTTTACTTGATGCTTCTATTGTACTTGAAATGAATCGAGAAGTAGAAGGCTTTACAGAGAGTAATTCTCTTCTTATGTATTTTAATGATGTCGTATTTTTCGTAGCACCTGTTATTTATAAATATATAGAACGACAGAGAAATGAATATATTAAGACAAGTTCTATAGATAAAGCTAATTACTTTAAGACACTACCTTTCTCTACTGAAAAAATGGATGCTGCACGTAGTTCTATTCAGAGTGAATTTCCTGCTATTAAAGAAAGTGATAGAGACCAACTTGCATGTGCGATTACAAATAAAGTAAATTTTTTCATTACGCGTGATGGTCAATTACTTAATGAAAAGGTTGTCCAAAGATTTGCTGACGATTATAATATTATGATTTATTCTCCAGCAGAATTTTTACATAATATTGATTTTATACTTAACCGGGAGGCTATTAAAACCAGCTTGCTTCCAACGACCCTTGGAAAATTAGTTGATATTTTTCTTGATGAGGCCGAACTTTGTGACAAATTTTTAAATACATCCAAAGGAGAACGAAAATATTTATTTATTGAAAAAATTAAAAATAATGTAAAAAATGCCAAATTGAAATCAATAATAATTTCAAATAGGGATTTTGGAATTATATATTATAGCATAGAATGCAATATTCTAAGAGTACACCTACTACGTACAAATATAGGCTGCGAAAGTTTTGCTAAAAGTGCTACATTTTTTATCCTTGAACAATTAATACAAATCGCAACACAAAAATATGTTTCGTTAATTATTATCGAAGATGTCTATGCTAATTTGGATATTGGTGAAATAAGTAAAGGATTAGGTTTTTTTAATAATAAAAAGATATCCCTGAGGTATATTGGTAAAGCCAGTAAGTATCTAGATTTTGTTGAAGATAAATTACCTGATTGGGCCTTTTCTGAGTTAAAAGAACATGTTCAACCTGTATCTGAGGCTAAAGACATTTATTCACAAGTAAGGTTGGAACGAAATTTTTCACCAGCAAAATTTACTGATATTGATATCCCTGCATATATTATACCGATACGAGTACAATGGGCCAAAGATTTAATATCCCCCGCTGTTATTGATCAGCATGAACTCTTTGCCTCCTCGACATCTAATGTTTTAATGCATGAGCTGAATGTATATTTTACTGGTACAAAAACACGAATTTCAGCACCTAGCCGAATTTTATGGTATATAACGAATTGTAATAATAAATATCGAGAAACAAAATATATCATAGCATCTTCTTATTTAGACGAAGTGTACACTGGTTCAAAAGGAGATATTTTTAAGAAATTTTGGAAGATTGGTGTATATAAATGGAAGGATATTAATAAAAATAGCTTCACCACCTGTAAGGCACTCCTGTTTTCCAGAACTGAAATATTTCCCAACAAGGTTTCTTATGAATTTATGAAAGATGTAATAAAACGACATATGGGGAAGGGGCTTACTGCCATTTCTGCCGTCACTATATCTCAAGGAGCTTTTTTTGAGATTTATAAACAAGGATATAATAATGAATAG
- a CDS encoding integrase arm-type DNA-binding domain-containing protein, with protein MPLNDTMLRNLKSDGTPAKLADSEGLYLYLSASGGKLWRMDYRFGGKRKTLSFGAYPAVPLREARRKRDKAKELLANDIDPGAQKKAAKEEAAAAAREQALTFAVVAKEWFATKQDSYAAAHIKKKQWLISLLNERIGEMPITKLTPGDILGAIRPVEAAGHSVTAHKLAETAGQVCRFARTCGYIVYNPADGLKEVLKPIRTKHYATMTDPTAVGHLLRCIDEYQGGGVVGYALKILPYLALRSAELRGCRWSEIDLDKALWIVPAARRENAKDGGGMKMRIAHAVPLPTQAVKLFRELHLLTGTGELCFPGRHSATQCISDMALLNGIRRMGFSKEEMTIHGFRAMFSTILNEKKLEWGFDGDIIEAQLAHKEQNTVRDAYNHASYLDKRREMLQRWADHLDELRSQSVKKN; from the coding sequence ATGCCACTGAACGACACCATGCTCAGGAATTTGAAGTCCGACGGTACTCCGGCCAAGCTCGCCGACTCCGAAGGCTTGTATCTCTATCTCTCCGCTTCCGGGGGAAAACTCTGGCGGATGGACTACCGTTTTGGGGGAAAGCGAAAGACGCTCAGTTTCGGCGCGTACCCCGCAGTTCCCCTGAGAGAAGCCCGGCGCAAGCGTGACAAGGCCAAGGAACTGCTCGCCAACGACATCGACCCCGGCGCGCAGAAAAAGGCCGCCAAGGAAGAAGCGGCAGCTGCCGCGCGGGAGCAGGCGCTCACGTTCGCGGTTGTGGCCAAGGAATGGTTCGCCACAAAGCAGGACTCCTACGCGGCCGCACATATCAAGAAAAAACAGTGGCTCATTTCCCTTCTCAATGAGCGCATCGGCGAAATGCCCATCACAAAGCTCACCCCCGGGGATATTCTTGGAGCGATACGACCGGTGGAAGCCGCGGGCCATTCAGTAACCGCACACAAGCTGGCCGAAACCGCAGGGCAGGTCTGCCGCTTCGCCAGAACATGTGGCTATATCGTTTACAACCCGGCGGACGGCCTCAAGGAAGTACTCAAGCCCATCAGGACAAAACACTACGCCACCATGACAGACCCGACCGCTGTGGGGCACCTCCTGCGCTGCATAGATGAATACCAGGGTGGGGGCGTTGTCGGCTACGCGCTCAAGATATTGCCCTATCTGGCGCTGCGCAGCGCCGAGCTTCGCGGCTGCAGGTGGTCGGAAATTGATCTGGACAAGGCGCTCTGGATTGTGCCCGCAGCCAGACGGGAAAATGCCAAGGACGGCGGCGGTATGAAGATGCGAATCGCCCATGCCGTGCCGTTGCCCACCCAGGCGGTCAAACTTTTCCGCGAACTGCACCTGCTCACAGGTACCGGCGAACTCTGTTTTCCGGGACGCCATTCAGCCACGCAATGTATTTCGGATATGGCGCTTTTGAACGGTATCCGCAGGATGGGTTTCAGCAAGGAGGAGATGACCATCCACGGTTTCCGCGCCATGTTCTCCACCATCCTGAACGAGAAAAAGCTGGAATGGGGCTTTGACGGCGACATCATCGAAGCCCAGCTTGCCCACAAGGAGCAGAATACCGTTCGGGATGCCTATAACCATGCCTCCTATCTGGATAAACGCCGTGAAATGCTTCAGAGGTGGGCCGACCATCTTGACGAACTCCGGAGCCAGAGTGTGAAGAAAAACTGA
- a CDS encoding restriction endonuclease subunit S produces MNQDLGKFPSEWQFKTVDEIKSNCKHAIAMGPFGSNIKTENYVSSGVPVIRGTNLNYYKYPDGMFVFVSEQKANELKASLCVPDDLIFTHRGTLGQVGLIPSNKYAKYLVSQSGMKLSVNKEIINPLFAFYFFKSELGQNQLLQYESQVGVPAISNPLTSLKKIILPIPSLAEQRAIATVLSNLDDKIDLLRRQNATLEAMAEALFKQWFVLDAKEEWEETTIEEAITFYDKRRIPLSQIERDKRKSGILYPYYGAAQIMDYINEYIFDGDYLLIAEDGTVRTDEGYPIIQRTSGKFWVNNHTHIIQAKKPYTNDFIYIYLLKKNIDKIVTGAVQPKISQGNLKKLDFYRYPSSLISQYTHRTKPFFERIRSNQTQIRTLEKLRDTLLPKLMSGEVRVSLD; encoded by the coding sequence ATGAACCAAGACTTGGGAAAATTTCCGAGTGAATGGCAATTCAAAACTGTCGATGAAATTAAGAGTAATTGTAAACATGCTATAGCAATGGGACCTTTTGGATCCAATATAAAAACTGAGAACTATGTTTCTTCAGGAGTTCCCGTTATTCGTGGAACGAATTTGAATTATTATAAATATCCAGATGGAATGTTTGTATTTGTGTCAGAGCAAAAAGCAAATGAATTAAAAGCAAGTCTTTGTGTACCAGATGATTTAATTTTTACTCATAGGGGTACACTCGGCCAAGTTGGACTTATACCATCTAATAAGTATGCGAAATATTTAGTTTCACAATCGGGAATGAAGCTTTCTGTTAATAAAGAAATAATTAATCCGCTTTTTGCATTTTATTTTTTTAAATCCGAGCTGGGTCAAAATCAATTATTGCAATATGAGTCTCAGGTTGGAGTCCCTGCTATAAGCAACCCCTTAACTTCACTTAAAAAAATTATTCTCCCAATTCCCAGTCTTGCCGAACAACGCGCCATTGCCACCGTCCTCAGCAATCTAGACGACAAAATCGACCTGCTCCGGCGTCAAAATGCCACGCTGGAGGCTATGGCCGAGGCGTTGTTCAAGCAGTGGTTTGTGTTGGATGCTAAAGAAGAATGGGAGGAAACAACGATAGAGGAGGCTATTACTTTTTATGATAAACGCCGGATTCCTCTTTCCCAAATAGAAAGAGATAAAAGAAAATCGGGTATTTTGTATCCGTACTATGGTGCAGCACAAATTATGGATTATATCAATGAATATATTTTCGATGGTGATTATTTATTGATTGCTGAAGATGGAACTGTACGAACAGATGAAGGATATCCTATTATCCAGAGAACCTCCGGGAAATTCTGGGTTAACAACCATACACACATCATACAGGCCAAAAAACCGTACACTAATGATTTTATATACATTTATTTACTCAAGAAAAATATAGATAAAATAGTAACTGGCGCTGTTCAACCCAAAATTTCCCAAGGGAACCTTAAAAAATTAGATTTTTATAGATATCCGAGTAGTCTTATATCCCAATATACCCATCGTACCAAACCATTTTTTGAAAGGATACGTTCCAACCAAACGCAAATCCGCACCTTGGAAAAACTCCGCGACACGCTGCTCCCCAAGCTCATGAGCGGGGAAGTGCGCGTATCCCTGGACTGA
- the raiA gene encoding ribosome-associated translation inhibitor RaiA, translating to MNITFAFKNFEASDHLKKYARRRMEKLGRFFGKAAGLEVNVILTVDKFRHRCEVNVSGEGLHINATEQAPDMYAAIDLVTDKVESQIKRKVSRVKEQRRKARNAEIDVFTYNLDSEATDVAEAADDAAVVGTDRFAPKPLHLDEALMQLDSIGSEFLVFLNAENGRVNVIYRRRTSGYALIDPIL from the coding sequence ATGAATATCACTTTCGCCTTCAAGAATTTCGAGGCGTCCGATCACCTCAAGAAATATGCGCGCCGCCGCATGGAAAAACTTGGCCGCTTTTTCGGCAAGGCTGCCGGGCTGGAGGTAAATGTCATCCTCACGGTGGACAAGTTCCGGCACCGTTGCGAAGTGAACGTCAGCGGCGAGGGTCTGCATATCAACGCCACGGAGCAGGCGCCGGACATGTATGCCGCCATCGACCTCGTGACGGACAAGGTCGAATCGCAGATCAAGCGCAAGGTCTCGCGCGTCAAGGAGCAGCGCCGCAAGGCCCGCAACGCCGAGATCGACGTGTTCACCTACAACCTCGACAGCGAGGCCACGGACGTGGCCGAGGCGGCGGACGACGCGGCCGTGGTCGGCACCGACCGCTTCGCGCCCAAGCCGCTGCATCTGGACGAGGCCCTCATGCAGCTCGACTCCATCGGCAGCGAGTTTTTGGTGTTCCTCAATGCGGAAAACGGGCGGGTCAACGTCATCTACCGCCGCCGGACGAGCGGTTACGCGCTGATCGACCCCATCCTCTAG
- a CDS encoding class I SAM-dependent DNA methyltransferase, whose product MARPKKETPQEPLEKQLWSAADKLRKNLDAADYKHVVLGLIFLKYISDSFESLRAQLLEGKGEFEGADPEDRDEYKAKNVFFVPQPARWNWLRDNAKKPDIGVLVDAAMDAIEKDNPALKGVLPKVYARDNLDPATLGALIDLVSGIALGDAKARSADVLGHVFEYFLGEFALAEGKKGGQFYTPRSIVELLVAMLEPFKGRVMDPCCGSGGMFVQSEKFVREHRGRIRDISIYGQESNQTTWRLAKMNLAIRGIESSQVKWNNEGSFLKDALKDVRADYILANPPFNDSDWSGDQLRKDARWQYGTPPAGSANFAWLQHFAFHLAPAGQAGIVLAKGALTSKTNGEGEIRRRMIEDGNLIDCIVNLPAKLFLNTQIPAALWFLARDRTNHRFRNRSGEILFIDARNMGTLINRRTRVLTPEDIQTISDTYHNWRNVDGEYEDVKGFCASVPLSEVAAKDYVLTPGRYVGLPDEEDDFDFAERFASLEKEFAAQLEEEKKLNAAILESLGKVKI is encoded by the coding sequence ATGGCACGCCCCAAGAAGGAAACGCCGCAGGAGCCGCTGGAAAAGCAGCTCTGGAGCGCGGCGGACAAGCTGCGCAAAAACCTGGACGCCGCTGACTACAAGCATGTGGTGCTCGGGCTCATTTTCCTTAAATATATTTCGGATTCCTTTGAGAGCCTGCGGGCGCAGCTTCTGGAAGGCAAGGGCGAATTTGAGGGCGCCGACCCGGAGGACAGGGACGAGTACAAGGCCAAGAATGTCTTTTTCGTGCCCCAGCCCGCGCGCTGGAACTGGCTGCGCGACAATGCCAAGAAGCCGGACATCGGCGTCCTCGTTGACGCCGCCATGGACGCCATTGAGAAGGACAACCCCGCGCTCAAGGGCGTTCTGCCCAAGGTGTACGCCCGCGACAATCTGGACCCGGCCACGCTCGGCGCGCTCATCGACCTGGTTTCCGGCATCGCCCTGGGGGACGCCAAGGCGCGCAGCGCCGACGTGCTGGGCCATGTTTTTGAGTATTTCCTTGGCGAGTTCGCGCTGGCCGAGGGCAAGAAGGGCGGCCAGTTCTATACGCCGCGCTCCATCGTCGAGTTGCTGGTGGCCATGCTGGAGCCGTTCAAGGGCCGCGTCATGGACCCCTGCTGCGGCAGTGGCGGCATGTTCGTGCAAAGCGAGAAATTTGTGCGCGAACATCGGGGCCGCATCCGGGACATCAGCATCTACGGGCAGGAGAGCAACCAGACCACATGGCGGCTGGCCAAGATGAACCTTGCCATTCGCGGCATCGAGAGCTCGCAGGTCAAGTGGAACAACGAGGGCTCCTTCCTCAAGGACGCGCTCAAGGATGTGCGGGCCGACTACATCCTCGCCAATCCGCCCTTCAATGACAGCGACTGGAGCGGCGACCAGCTCCGCAAGGACGCCCGCTGGCAATATGGCACACCCCCTGCGGGGAGCGCCAATTTCGCATGGCTCCAGCATTTCGCCTTCCACCTTGCCCCGGCCGGGCAGGCCGGGATCGTGCTCGCCAAGGGCGCGCTGACCAGCAAGACCAACGGCGAGGGCGAGATACGCCGCCGGATGATAGAGGACGGCAACCTCATCGACTGCATCGTCAACCTGCCCGCCAAGCTCTTCCTGAATACCCAGATTCCGGCGGCACTGTGGTTTCTGGCGCGCGACCGCACGAACCACCGCTTCCGCAACCGCAGCGGCGAGATATTGTTCATTGACGCGCGTAACATGGGGACGCTCATCAACCGGCGCACCCGCGTCCTGACGCCGGAAGACATCCAGACCATCAGTGACACCTACCACAACTGGCGCAATGTGGACGGCGAGTATGAGGATGTGAAGGGTTTTTGCGCCTCGGTGCCGCTCTCAGAAGTGGCGGCGAAGGACTATGTGCTCACCCCGGGCCGCTATGTGGGCCTGCCGGATGAGGAGGATGACTTTGATTTTGCCGAGCGCTTCGCCAGCCTGGAAAAAGAGTTTGCGGCGCAGCTTGAGGAGGAGAAAAAGCTGAACGCGGCGATTCTGGAGAGCTTGGGGAAGGTGAAGATATGA
- a CDS encoding ASCH domain-containing protein produces MNRFDSPVLISVKPHFSQLIADGKKTVELRKKIPANLIGRMVYIYSTRPDAKIIGFFEVKAVEYLPIEDLWLRVRAVACMNENDFFSYYSKKTTGYAIFFQEFVSLKKPISLCTLRKRKPGFIPPQNYHYINPDELLKGESPKLSL; encoded by the coding sequence ATGAATAGATTTGATAGTCCAGTATTAATATCGGTTAAACCACACTTTTCACAGTTAATTGCTGATGGAAAAAAGACTGTTGAACTGCGAAAAAAAATCCCAGCCAATTTAATTGGGAGGATGGTATATATTTACTCTACGCGTCCAGATGCAAAAATTATCGGTTTTTTTGAAGTAAAAGCTGTTGAATATCTTCCCATTGAAGATTTGTGGCTCCGTGTCCGGGCAGTGGCCTGTATGAATGAAAATGATTTTTTTTCGTACTATTCTAAAAAAACAACGGGGTATGCAATCTTTTTCCAAGAGTTTGTTTCTCTTAAAAAACCTATTTCCTTGTGTACTCTACGCAAGCGTAAGCCTGGATTTATTCCACCTCAAAATTATCATTATATTAATCCAGATGAACTCCTAAAGGGTGAATCTCCAAAATTGTCATTATAA